Proteins from a genomic interval of Clostridium sp. 'deep sea':
- a CDS encoding DnaD domain protein gives MADGFKIRSGVKRDNVTCIPNEIWDLYLPHIGGIGVLVYTFFYRLVSQRNKVDFEYMANELQLHYEDVFKAIGSLVEIELIEFTGTANTTLKINDPKDKDQFHRYMQSRKASRSTRAEDNKKREELEIQHRNDSIYNIAEKEYGRPLRSSEFRTLASLEDDFSRDLIVEAIARSVLNQAFNLQYVQSILHNWKLKGIKTLSDVQFDDENYKKRKSSKSNKSNKSKKTTPLVKKSSNDKSLSSMYDERMKKQGLKK, from the coding sequence ATGGCTGATGGTTTTAAAATAAGAAGTGGTGTAAAAAGAGATAATGTAACCTGCATTCCTAACGAGATTTGGGATTTATATTTACCCCATATTGGAGGCATAGGTGTTTTAGTTTACACCTTTTTTTATAGATTAGTTAGTCAAAGAAATAAAGTAGATTTTGAGTACATGGCTAATGAATTACAGTTACATTACGAAGATGTGTTTAAAGCTATTGGATCCTTAGTAGAGATTGAGTTGATTGAGTTTACAGGTACTGCTAATACTACCTTAAAAATCAATGACCCCAAAGATAAAGATCAGTTTCACAGATATATGCAATCTCGTAAGGCAAGTAGGAGTACAAGAGCTGAAGACAATAAAAAGCGGGAAGAGCTTGAAATACAACATCGTAATGATAGTATTTATAATATTGCAGAAAAAGAATATGGCAGGCCTCTTCGTTCTTCTGAATTTAGAACTTTAGCTTCATTAGAAGATGATTTCTCACGAGATTTAATTGTAGAGGCAATAGCAAGGTCAGTTTTAAATCAAGCTTTTAATCTACAGTATGTTCAGAGTATTCTTCATAATTGGAAGCTAAAGGGTATAAAAACATTGAGTGATGTGCAATTTGATGATGAAAATTACAAAAAACGCAAAAGTAGTAAAAGCAATAAAAGTAATAAAAGTAAAAAAACAACTCCATTGGTTAAAAAAAGTTCGAATGATAAATCGTTATCCAGTATGTATGATGAAAGAATGAAAAAACAAGGCTTAAAAAAATAA
- the hydE gene encoding [FeFe] hydrogenase H-cluster radical SAM maturase HydE: MKELITKLYKENSLSKNELLQVINYSLKDPSLLFEKAWQTARESYGDSVFIRALIEFSNYCKQNCKYCGIRKDNKKVDRYHLSKNEILLCIDKAQTLGFHSFVLQSGEDFSFTAESLVDIIKEIKQRAPNSALALSIGERDYETYKRLSDAGGNRFLLRHETSNTQIYDNMHPNLSFESRVACLKNLRKAGFDIGAGFLVGLPNQTIADLVNDLLFLKELNPEMVGIGPFIPHPDTPLKECESGSLPITYIMLALVRLLLPYSLIPAATAVSTLNSDGRSMALKAGANVVMPNLSPQTVKEKYELYKNKAGSTDSSKNELLKSIKVIKEVGLVPDMGRGDPIFKKS; encoded by the coding sequence ATGAAAGAACTAATAACTAAGCTTTATAAAGAAAATAGCTTATCTAAAAATGAGTTGCTGCAAGTAATAAATTACAGTTTAAAAGATCCAAGCTTATTATTTGAAAAGGCATGGCAAACTGCAAGAGAATCTTATGGCGATAGTGTTTTTATAAGAGCACTAATAGAGTTCTCGAATTATTGTAAACAAAACTGTAAATACTGTGGTATCAGAAAAGATAACAAAAAGGTAGATCGTTATCATTTAAGTAAAAACGAGATTTTACTTTGTATAGATAAAGCACAAACATTAGGTTTTCATTCTTTTGTATTACAAAGTGGAGAAGATTTTAGTTTTACAGCAGAATCTTTAGTAGACATTATCAAAGAGATTAAGCAGCGTGCCCCAAATAGTGCATTGGCTCTGTCAATAGGTGAAAGAGATTATGAAACATATAAAAGGCTTAGTGATGCAGGTGGAAATAGGTTTTTACTAAGGCATGAAACCTCTAATACTCAAATTTATGATAATATGCACCCAAATTTGAGTTTTGAAAGCAGAGTTGCATGTTTAAAAAATCTCAGAAAGGCTGGCTTTGATATAGGTGCAGGTTTTTTGGTAGGTTTACCAAATCAAACAATAGCTGATTTAGTAAATGACTTACTTTTCTTAAAAGAACTTAATCCTGAGATGGTAGGAATTGGGCCCTTTATACCTCATCCCGATACACCTTTAAAAGAGTGTGAATCTGGCTCATTACCAATCACTTATATTATGTTAGCGCTTGTTAGATTATTGTTACCTTATTCACTTATTCCAGCTGCAACAGCAGTATCTACCCTTAATAGCGATGGAAGAAGTATGGCTCTTAAAGCTGGTGCAAATGTAGTTATGCCTAATTTAAGTCCTCAAACTGTAAAAGAGAAGTATGAATTATATAAAAATAAAGCAGGAAGCACTGATAGTAGCAAAAATGAACTATTAAAATCAATAAAAGTCATTAAAGAAGTTGGCTTAGTCCCAGACATGGGTCGAGGAGATCCTATATTTAAAAAAAGTTAA
- the hydF gene encoding [FeFe] hydrogenase H-cluster maturation GTPase HydF, with product MRKTPNSNRIHIAVFGKRNAGKSSIINALTGQKVSLVSNIKGTTTDPVYKAMELIPLGPVLFIDTAGLDDEGDLGQLRVKKTTRVYQKTDFALYIMDINDIDYEVYQEAQRNFKRFNIKHLLVINKADTANDQQILEIKEKYENSIFVSASQLVNIDNLRESVVNCLSTEIEEDVIVGDLLPYDSTVVMVVPIDSEAPKGRIILPQVQLIRDCLDHGIKSYVVRDTELEGALTDLKKVDLVVTDSQAFKEVDKIVPNDILLTSFSILFARHKGDFNILLHGTKAIDQLKENSRILIVETCSHNQTHEDIGRVKIPKLLRKRTGKTLNFEFAMGVDLPSDLGSYNLVIHCGACMSNKKTMQSRMLMCQEAGVPITNYGMTLAMINGILERATEVFN from the coding sequence ATGAGAAAAACACCTAATTCAAATAGAATTCACATTGCTGTATTTGGTAAAAGAAACGCAGGTAAATCATCTATCATAAATGCCTTAACAGGCCAAAAAGTTTCGTTGGTATCAAATATAAAAGGTACTACAACTGACCCTGTATATAAAGCTATGGAGCTGATACCGCTAGGTCCAGTATTATTTATAGATACAGCAGGGTTAGACGATGAGGGTGATTTAGGTCAGCTTAGAGTGAAAAAAACAACAAGAGTTTATCAAAAAACCGATTTTGCTTTATATATAATGGATATAAATGACATTGACTATGAGGTTTATCAAGAAGCGCAAAGAAACTTTAAACGCTTTAACATAAAACATCTCTTAGTTATAAATAAAGCAGATACAGCTAATGACCAGCAAATACTAGAGATTAAAGAGAAATATGAAAATAGTATTTTTGTTTCCGCCTCTCAACTAGTAAATATTGATAATCTTCGTGAGTCAGTTGTAAATTGTTTAAGCACCGAGATTGAAGAAGATGTTATAGTGGGTGATTTGCTGCCATATGATAGTACTGTAGTTATGGTGGTGCCCATAGACTCTGAAGCACCAAAGGGTAGAATAATTTTACCTCAGGTGCAATTAATAAGAGATTGTTTAGATCACGGTATCAAGTCTTATGTGGTAAGAGATACCGAGTTAGAGGGTGCCCTAACAGATTTAAAAAAAGTAGATTTAGTAGTTACAGATTCACAGGCATTTAAAGAAGTAGATAAAATTGTACCAAATGATATTTTACTAACATCATTTTCGATACTATTTGCCAGACATAAAGGTGATTTTAATATCCTCTTACATGGAACTAAGGCAATAGATCAGCTAAAAGAAAATAGTAGAATATTAATAGTAGAAACCTGTAGTCATAACCAAACCCATGAGGATATAGGTAGAGTAAAAATACCAAAACTATTAAGAAAACGAACTGGCAAAACCTTAAACTTTGAATTTGCTATGGGTGTAGATTTACCAAGTGATTTAGGTTCTTACAACCTTGTTATCCACTGTGGAGCCTGTATGTCAAACAAAAAGACCATGCAAAGCCGCATGTTAATGTGTCAAGAAGCAGGTGTGCCAATTACTAATTACGGTATGACTTTAGCTATGATTAATGGAATATTAGAGAGGGCTACTGAAGTATTTAATTAG
- a CDS encoding TM1266 family iron-only hydrogenase system putative regulator, producing MSKRIAIIGAVLENPKISQDQFNTVVSNFKGIVKGRMGLPMPEAGVSVISITILATLDEINNLTGRLGNIKDVTVKTSISKKEIVV from the coding sequence ATGAGCAAACGAATAGCTATTATTGGTGCGGTACTGGAGAATCCTAAAATCTCACAAGATCAATTTAATACAGTGGTGTCTAATTTTAAAGGAATAGTAAAAGGTCGCATGGGTTTGCCAATGCCTGAGGCTGGAGTATCGGTAATTTCAATTACTATTCTGGCAACTTTAGATGAAATAAACAATCTTACTGGACGTTTAGGCAACATTAAAGACGTTACTGTTAAAACATCAATATCTAAGAAAGAGATAGTAGTATGA
- a CDS encoding DUF2089 domain-containing protein, whose protein sequence is MYDAPGKCPVCDNNLSVAVLKCNRCKTELSGSFKLSKFCQLDDEMKEFVEVFIKCRGNIKEVERELGISYPTVRSRLDKAIEALGYKVEDESTSEKISEARQDILKKLSEGKISAEEATKLIKQLG, encoded by the coding sequence ATGTATGATGCTCCTGGTAAGTGCCCAGTGTGTGATAATAATTTGAGTGTAGCAGTTTTGAAATGTAATAGGTGTAAAACTGAATTAAGTGGTAGTTTTAAGCTAAGTAAATTCTGCCAATTAGATGATGAAATGAAAGAATTTGTAGAGGTATTTATTAAGTGTAGAGGTAATATTAAAGAAGTTGAAAGAGAATTGGGTATATCTTACCCAACAGTACGTAGTCGTTTAGATAAAGCTATTGAGGCATTAGGTTATAAAGTAGAAGACGAATCTACTTCAGAAAAAATAAGTGAAGCTCGTCAAGATATACTTAAAAAACTAAGTGAAGGCAAAATATCAGCAGAAGAAGCTACAAAACTTATTAAACAATTAGGTTAA
- the hydG gene encoding [FeFe] hydrogenase H-cluster radical SAM maturase HydG, with amino-acid sequence MFINHQYIYNLLENAKTLTDQELTQILRKAENKEPLTHQEIANLLQIEDKNMLAKIYKTAGKVKRQIYGNRVVVFAPLYISNYCVNNCTYCGYRRDNNFNRSRLTTEQIETEVKILEKMGHKRIALEAGEDPVNCDIDYVLDSISTIYNTENINGRIRRINVNIAATTVEDYKRLKAKEIGTYILFQETYHKPTYLNAHKKSIKGDYEYHLTAFDRAMEAGIDDVGGGVLFGLADYKFEVLALMLHNDHLEEKFGVGFHTVSVPRLQKAEGMDLEMFPHLVDDDHFKKLVAIIRLAIPFTGMILSTRESASLRRELLNYGISQISAGSCTGVGGYKESEMKKSKKQFELADDRSPLEILKELVSEGFVPSYCTACYRNGRTGDRFMRLAKSGQIQNVCHPNALMTLMEFMLDYGDEELLKKGEIFIDKQVETIEREKVRKLVRGNLARLKQGERDLYI; translated from the coding sequence ATGTTTATAAATCATCAATATATATATAACCTTTTAGAAAATGCCAAAACTCTTACAGATCAAGAGCTTACCCAAATACTGCGTAAAGCAGAAAATAAAGAGCCCTTAACCCATCAAGAAATAGCTAATCTATTACAAATTGAAGATAAAAATATGTTAGCTAAAATTTATAAAACTGCTGGAAAAGTGAAAAGGCAAATTTACGGTAATAGAGTAGTTGTGTTTGCTCCATTGTATATTAGTAATTATTGTGTTAATAATTGCACATATTGTGGATATCGTAGAGATAACAATTTTAACAGATCAAGATTAACAACAGAGCAAATTGAGACAGAGGTTAAAATTCTTGAAAAAATGGGTCATAAAAGAATAGCACTTGAAGCAGGAGAAGATCCAGTAAACTGTGATATAGATTACGTTTTAGATAGTATAAGTACAATATATAATACTGAAAATATTAATGGTAGAATTCGCAGAATAAATGTTAATATAGCCGCTACAACAGTAGAAGACTATAAAAGGCTAAAAGCCAAAGAAATTGGTACTTATATCTTATTCCAAGAGACCTATCATAAACCAACATATTTAAATGCTCATAAAAAGAGTATAAAAGGCGATTATGAGTATCATTTAACAGCCTTTGACCGCGCTATGGAAGCCGGTATTGATGATGTTGGAGGTGGAGTTTTATTTGGTCTGGCAGACTATAAATTTGAGGTATTAGCTTTAATGCTACACAACGATCATTTAGAAGAAAAATTTGGAGTAGGGTTCCACACTGTTTCAGTGCCTAGACTTCAAAAAGCAGAGGGTATGGATTTAGAAATGTTTCCTCATTTAGTAGATGATGATCATTTTAAAAAATTGGTTGCTATTATTCGCTTAGCAATTCCTTTTACAGGAATGATTTTGTCTACTAGAGAAAGTGCATCCTTAAGACGTGAGCTACTAAACTATGGAATTTCTCAAATTAGCGCTGGCTCTTGCACAGGTGTAGGTGGCTATAAAGAGAGTGAAATGAAAAAATCAAAAAAACAATTTGAACTAGCCGATGATAGAAGCCCCCTCGAGATACTTAAAGAATTGGTTAGTGAAGGTTTTGTACCAAGTTATTGTACTGCTTGTTATCGTAATGGACGTACAGGTGATCGATTTATGCGTTTAGCTAAATCTGGTCAAATTCAAAATGTTTGTCATCCAAATGCCTTGATGACTTTAATGGAGTTCATGTTAGATTACGGTGATGAAGAGTTACTAAAAAAAGGTGAAATTTTTATTGATAAACAGGTTGAAACCATAGAACGTGAAAAAGTAAGAAAGCTTGTAAGAGGAAATTTAGCCAGACTAAAACAAGGTGAAAGAGATCTATATATCTAG
- a CDS encoding phage holin family protein, which translates to MKKNFFGKVVVNALAIFLVARYLSSGFYISSVSAAVIAGIVLGFVNSIIRPLLILVSLPLNIISLGLFTFVVNGLMLQVTDFFVPGMQLNGFINSIWISILISIISLIINGLLFKED; encoded by the coding sequence ATGAAAAAAAATTTTTTTGGTAAAGTTGTTGTTAATGCTCTTGCGATTTTTTTAGTAGCACGTTATTTATCATCTGGCTTTTATATTAGTAGTGTAAGTGCTGCTGTTATTGCAGGTATAGTTTTAGGATTCGTTAATTCAATAATCAGACCATTATTAATTTTAGTATCACTACCTCTTAATATAATATCTTTAGGATTATTCACATTTGTTGTGAATGGACTAATGTTACAGGTTACAGATTTTTTTGTGCCTGGAATGCAATTAAACGGCTTTATTAATTCAATATGGATTTCTATTTTAATTAGCATAATAAGTCTTATAATAAACGGTTTATTATTTAAGGAAGACTAG
- a CDS encoding MBL fold metallo-hydrolase, whose protein sequence is MIKLKKLLLILFICISLTSCTLETINNKEPQDSLQDIKAEFHFLNVGQGDCTLIKLGEYIVLVDAGPDTAESYIIQYLNDMKIKDIDLLIVTHPHDDHIAALASVFKSFNVKRIIDSGYYHPNKYYKAYEAALAQELLLGAKYSEDKDLKIEVSEDMYIEIFENGDDWQEVNNQSVVSKITCGEVELLLTGDLEKEGEKALIDSAVNINADIFVAGHHGSITANTKKFVQSVNPKYTVISAGFDNIYGLPHDEVCDMFENQGVKMFETAYYGTIVLKTDGKIIKRESLNDDYRLEITKVDKVNETVTIKNNSNKSLDLSDWYLLSYAGNQKYSFPEGYILKPRAQVKITSGKNAYENGTTSLKWTTKNIWSNSKRDPAYLYNKDKDMIIMKE, encoded by the coding sequence ATGATAAAACTAAAAAAACTGTTACTCATCTTATTTATTTGTATTTCCTTAACTTCCTGTACCCTAGAGACAATAAATAATAAAGAGCCTCAAGATAGCTTACAAGATATAAAAGCTGAATTTCATTTTTTAAATGTTGGACAAGGAGATTGTACCTTAATTAAATTAGGAGAATATATAGTTTTAGTTGATGCTGGCCCCGATACGGCTGAGAGTTACATTATTCAATATTTAAATGATATGAAAATTAAGGACATTGATTTATTAATAGTTACTCATCCCCATGATGATCATATTGCAGCATTAGCCTCGGTATTTAAAAGCTTTAACGTTAAAAGAATAATAGATAGTGGTTATTACCACCCCAATAAATACTATAAAGCATACGAAGCAGCATTAGCTCAAGAATTATTATTAGGGGCAAAATACAGCGAAGATAAAGACCTAAAAATTGAGGTAAGTGAGGATATGTATATAGAAATTTTTGAGAATGGTGATGACTGGCAAGAGGTTAATAATCAATCTGTAGTTAGTAAAATTACTTGTGGAGAAGTAGAGCTATTATTAACTGGAGATCTTGAAAAAGAGGGAGAAAAAGCGTTAATAGATAGTGCTGTAAATATAAATGCAGATATTTTTGTTGCTGGACATCATGGTTCTATTACAGCCAACACTAAAAAATTTGTACAGTCAGTAAACCCAAAATACACTGTAATAAGTGCTGGTTTTGACAATATCTATGGTTTGCCTCATGATGAAGTCTGCGATATGTTTGAAAATCAAGGTGTTAAGATGTTTGAAACAGCCTATTATGGAACTATAGTTTTAAAAACGGATGGTAAGATTATAAAAAGAGAAAGTCTTAATGATGATTATCGCTTAGAAATAACTAAAGTTGATAAAGTAAATGAAACTGTAACCATTAAAAATAATAGTAATAAATCTCTAGACCTAAGTGATTGGTATTTATTATCTTACGCTGGTAATCAAAAATATAGTTTTCCAGAGGGTTATATCCTAAAGCCAAGAGCACAAGTTAAAATAACATCTGGAAAAAATGCTTACGAGAATGGAACAACAAGTCTTAAATGGACTACTAAAAACATCTGGAGTAATAGTAAACGTGATCCAGCTTACTTATATAATAAAGATAAAGATATGATTATTATGAAAGAATAA
- a CDS encoding Cof-type HAD-IIB family hydrolase: MTVKLLALDLDHTLLNDKREIDIRDAEAIRAARDKGVAVTIATGRMFSAAHNFARDLNIDVPIITYQGSIIRKLISEEDLLHLRLTNVVAKRAIEIAKKADVHINVYDGDRLFVRKHNELVERYKKVNGIEVIINKDFVDDLKIAPTKLVFIDNNYDKLNILQKNIEQKFQNNWDITRSFPHLLELGHRQATKSKALEFLCKELDIKHHDIMAIGDGTNDIDMLKWSGIGVAMGNAPLEVKRIADWVTADNNNNGVAIAIEKYILNKR, translated from the coding sequence ATGACAGTTAAGCTATTAGCTTTAGACCTAGATCATACTCTCTTAAACGACAAAAGAGAAATTGATATTAGAGATGCAGAAGCTATTAGAGCGGCGAGAGATAAGGGAGTAGCAGTTACTATTGCTACTGGCCGAATGTTCTCTGCCGCTCATAATTTTGCAAGAGATTTAAACATTGATGTGCCTATAATAACTTATCAGGGTAGTATAATTCGTAAACTAATTTCTGAAGAAGATTTACTACATTTGCGTTTAACCAATGTTGTTGCTAAAAGAGCAATTGAAATAGCTAAAAAGGCTGATGTGCATATTAATGTATATGATGGCGATAGGCTCTTTGTAAGAAAACATAATGAGCTTGTAGAGAGGTACAAAAAAGTTAATGGTATAGAGGTTATTATTAACAAAGATTTTGTAGATGATTTAAAAATTGCACCTACTAAGCTAGTTTTTATAGATAATAACTATGATAAGCTAAATATACTGCAAAAAAATATTGAGCAAAAATTTCAAAATAATTGGGATATAACAAGATCATTTCCCCATTTATTAGAATTAGGTCATAGACAAGCAACAAAAAGCAAAGCCTTAGAGTTTTTATGCAAAGAATTGGATATAAAACATCATGATATTATGGCAATTGGTGACGGAACTAATGATATAGATATGTTAAAGTGGTCAGGTATAGGAGTAGCTATGGGTAATGCTCCCCTTGAAGTAAAAAGAATTGCCGACTGGGTAACAGCAGATAATAATAACAATGGAGTAGCAATTGCTATTGAAAAGTATATATTAAATAAAAGATAG
- a CDS encoding ATP-binding protein — protein MIIPSGEKKTQNYNKAYERAQFWYNKYPKLERLDTQIADTLLSFSNNNSNEVVTKLKTIQAEHQDFLAKHKIPKDYKSPKFECEKCQDSGWVEEVDYRASKLYGYEIKRVVKCNCLVKAQKQMLINNYFKASCLTPIMKKQTFNRFRLDVYSDIEFEHEHSHRQLMHSNLLVAQDFVKKMYKVSNGVLGFDVKGLYLEGNPGVGKTFLCSAIANSLLKRNVPVLYLPFVDFMQQLRGTISDNRKKVDEYIEAAREVDVLILDDLGAESITDFSQEVLFSIINYRTSCLNKPIIISSNYTIKELRNSIYHARIASRIQKHSDILHCVGDDLREIIK, from the coding sequence ATGATTATTCCTAGTGGAGAAAAAAAGACCCAAAACTATAATAAGGCATATGAACGAGCCCAGTTTTGGTATAACAAGTACCCCAAGCTTGAAAGGCTTGATACTCAAATTGCCGACACCTTGTTATCGTTTAGTAATAATAATTCAAATGAAGTTGTTACAAAACTAAAAACAATTCAGGCAGAACATCAAGATTTTTTGGCAAAACACAAAATTCCCAAAGACTATAAATCACCAAAGTTTGAGTGTGAGAAATGTCAGGATAGCGGATGGGTTGAGGAAGTAGATTATCGAGCTAGTAAACTATATGGTTATGAAATTAAGAGAGTTGTAAAATGCAATTGTTTAGTTAAAGCACAAAAGCAAATGCTTATAAATAATTATTTTAAGGCGTCATGTTTAACACCCATAATGAAAAAACAAACCTTTAATAGGTTTAGACTAGATGTATATAGTGATATAGAATTTGAACATGAACATTCCCATAGGCAATTAATGCATTCTAATTTATTGGTGGCTCAAGATTTTGTAAAAAAAATGTATAAGGTTTCTAATGGAGTATTAGGATTTGATGTTAAAGGCTTGTATCTAGAAGGTAATCCTGGGGTTGGAAAAACTTTTTTATGTTCAGCAATAGCTAATAGCTTACTTAAAAGAAACGTACCGGTATTGTATTTGCCATTTGTAGATTTTATGCAACAGCTTAGAGGAACTATCAGCGATAATCGCAAAAAAGTAGACGAGTATATTGAGGCAGCTAGAGAAGTAGATGTTCTGATACTTGACGATTTAGGAGCAGAAAGCATTACAGACTTTTCTCAAGAGGTTTTGTTTTCTATCATTAATTACCGAACTAGTTGTTTAAATAAACCCATAATAATTTCAAGCAATTATACAATAAAAGAATTAAGAAACAGTATATACCATGCTAGAATAGCCTCTCGAATTCAAAAACACTCGGATATTTTACACTGTGTCGGAGATGATTTACGGGAGATAATTAAATAG
- a CDS encoding HD domain-containing protein, translating into MKELKKHNYDSWVVGGAVRDSLRGKVQSIFQKLFLQVLNMVQSIFSKTIPTGIKHGTVTVMIKNEPVEVTTLRIDGEYSDNRRPNDISFTADIEQDLARRDFTINAMAYNEAEGLVDPFNGQQDLQLGLIRCVGNATERFSEDALRLLRAVRFATVIEGSIENNTLEAIKEHSDNLENISRERIATEMVKTLTANIPSKGIRLLFETNLIKIVLPELVKAKGFNQQNPHHDKTILEHTLSVLDCIDNTVELRLAALLHDIAKIKTFTIDKKGIGHFYGHEKLSSELAEVILKRWCQPNKRIDHVCKIIKGHMRTYGSYKPTKIKKFMTEIGVEYLDDLFKLMVADKIGKKPPYDFTKIYRLKFMCESILANKEPLKIVDLAVNGNDMMQLGLSGKHIGTTLQRLLNKVLADPKSNQKDVLISTVKKWQQG; encoded by the coding sequence ATGAAAGAACTTAAAAAACATAACTATGATTCCTGGGTAGTTGGTGGGGCTGTACGAGACAGCTTGAGAGGTAAGGTACAGAGTATTTTTCAAAAACTATTCCTACAGGTATTAAACATGGTACAGAGTATTTTTTCAAAAACTATTCCTACAGGTATTAAACATGGTACAGTTACTGTAATGATAAAAAATGAGCCTGTTGAGGTAACAACGTTACGCATTGATGGTGAGTATAGTGATAATCGCAGGCCCAATGACATAAGTTTTACTGCAGATATAGAGCAGGATTTAGCTCGTCGTGATTTTACGATAAATGCAATGGCATACAATGAAGCTGAAGGTCTAGTAGATCCTTTTAACGGTCAACAAGATTTACAACTAGGTTTAATTAGGTGTGTTGGCAATGCAACTGAAAGATTTAGTGAAGATGCTTTACGGTTGTTAAGGGCAGTTAGGTTTGCAACAGTTATTGAAGGTAGCATTGAAAATAACACCTTAGAGGCAATTAAAGAGCACAGTGACAATTTAGAAAATATTAGCAGAGAGCGCATTGCCACAGAGATGGTTAAAACTTTAACTGCGAATATTCCCTCTAAAGGAATTAGATTATTATTCGAAACAAATTTAATTAAAATAGTTTTACCTGAACTTGTTAAGGCGAAGGGCTTTAATCAGCAAAATCCACACCATGATAAAACAATTTTAGAACACACCTTAAGTGTTTTAGATTGCATAGATAATACTGTAGAGTTACGTTTGGCGGCACTGTTACATGATATTGCTAAAATAAAAACATTTACCATAGATAAAAAAGGCATTGGACACTTTTATGGTCATGAAAAACTATCGTCGGAGCTAGCAGAAGTTATTCTAAAGCGCTGGTGCCAGCCGAATAAAAGAATAGACCATGTATGTAAAATTATTAAAGGGCATATGCGAACTTATGGTAGTTATAAACCAACTAAAATAAAAAAGTTTATGACTGAAATTGGGGTAGAATATCTTGATGATTTATTTAAGCTTATGGTGGCAGACAAAATAGGCAAAAAACCACCCTACGACTTTACAAAAATATATAGGCTAAAATTTATGTGTGAATCAATATTAGCTAATAAAGAACCGCTTAAAATAGTTGACCTAGCCGTAAATGGCAATGATATGATGCAACTAGGCTTAAGCGGTAAACATATTGGCACTACTTTGCAAAGGTTGTTAAACAAAGTATTAGCAGATCCTAAAAGTAATCAAAAAGATGTTTTAATTAGTACAGTTAAAAAATGGCAACAAGGATAG